In Chryseobacterium sp., the genomic window TGGTACCTACGGAGAACGGGAATATCTGGCTTGAAAATACATCACAGCAGACCGGGTTCAATCACTTAGGGTACAGTACAACAGACCGAAATGTGCTTTCTGTAAAGAAAAATGGAATAGAATTGATCAGCACTCCCGTGTATTCTGCTGATCAGAATAAAGAAAAACAGATCCTGAAAATAAAAGTAGGGGAAGACAACAGTATTTCGGGAGAAGGAAATTTTCACTATACGGGAAGCCAGTATGATTATAATTTAGGATTTACAGGCCTTAATCCAAAAGAAAGAAATGATGCCTTGAAAAATTCTTTAAATGTTCTGAATTTTGAAAAAGTTGAAATGAAAAATTTTGTCAACGATAAGGATAAAGCTTTTATAACCTATGATGTAGATTTTAAAGCCAATAATTATGCGAAGAAAGCGGGAAACAGCCTTATATTCAGAGCTATTCCGATTTTTTCCAACAGTATTTACAAAACAGATGAAAGCCGCGAACTTCCTTTCGAAATCAGACAATCTTTCGAAGATGAGTATGAAATCAGTTTTATCCTTCCTAAAGGCTACAAGATCGATGAAACCCCTGAAGATACTCATGTGAAATCTGAATTTGGCTACTATACCCTAAGCTTTGCCAAGAATGGAGAAGAACTTAAGGTAAAAAGAAAAATACAGGTCAATAAAGGAACTTACCCCAAAGAAAAATATAATGAATATGTAAATTTCAGAAAGAAAACAATAAACATGGACAATTCAAAAGTTTTAATTACAAAAATATAACGATGAGAAAAATAGTACTGGTACTGGTTTGCGCTGCAAACTTAGCATTTATTAAAGCGCAAAAGCATGAGTTTTTAGATCCCCCAAAATTTTCGGATGCCGATTTATCTAAAGCCAAATCATTATTGGATGAAAATGCAGCTGCTGAGGTTTTATATAGATCTGTACATTATAGAATTGATGTATCTACAGGTGATTTGCACAGGGAATATGTTTATAGAGTAAAGATTTATAATAAAGATAAGGCTGAAGACTGGCTGAATGTTGAAGTTCCGCTTTATAAAAGTGGTAATGATCAGGAAGTATTGAACAAGTTTAAAGCATTTACTTACAATCTGGAAGATGGAAAGGCTGTTCCGGTAAAGGTTGAAAAAAGTTCTAAATACAAAAGTAAAGAGAGCAAAAATACAACAATTACCAAATTTGCTTTTCCGAATGTGAAAGACGGCTCAGTATTAGAATATCAATATGAGGTACTGTCTCCGTTTGCATTTTTATATACTATT contains:
- a CDS encoding DUF3858 domain-containing protein, encoding MKAEAQGKKTYAYKNVPAIDDALLIPQPIKILPKVSFSLTKFNLAGKQGTLNNWTDFGTWYYNNLVEPVAVSTPAIKAEIASLNLQGSVEDKVKKIYQYMQAKTRYIYVGLGIGGWLPMLPDEVDKKGYGDCKGLTNYMKTLLNEAGIPSYYCVINSEPSQVSFDPDFPRMGGNHAILMVPTENGNIWLENTSQQTGFNHLGYSTTDRNVLSVKKNGIELISTPVYSADQNKEKQILKIKVGEDNSISGEGNFHYTGSQYDYNLGFTGLNPKERNDALKNSLNVLNFEKVEMKNFVNDKDKAFITYDVDFKANNYAKKAGNSLIFRAIPIFSNSIYKTDESRELPFEIRQSFEDEYEISFILPKGYKIDETPEDTHVKSEFGYYTLSFAKNGEELKVKRKIQVNKGTYPKEKYNEYVNFRKKTINMDNSKVLITKI